Proteins encoded within one genomic window of Mycolicibacterium monacense:
- a CDS encoding cytochrome P450, with product MSTRPDQAVSYHFDRHSQDYRERFLDITHEMHRKCPLAWTDTYDGHWVAAGSAEVFELARCPHVSNDHDVHHERRGYKGISIPTMIEAENFRGGMLEMDDPEHRHYRTVLNPYLSPAAVKRWEPFVDELVRACLDDHIESGRIDFVDDLANVVPAVLTLAMLGVSLEKWSIYNEPAHASVYTPPDSPDAERVRELFMAMGVDLFANLMEIRANPRPGIIDALATIRIDGEPPPDIELIGMLNLLIGGGFDTTTALTAHALEWLSEHPDERTRLSRERDTLLNPATEEFLRYFTPAPGDGRTIAEDMALGDAELREGQRLWLSWAMANRDPAVFTEPDRIVLDRKGNRHFSFGLGVHRCIGSNVARTVFKSMVTAVLDRMPDYRCDPHGTVHYDSIGVIQGMRHLHATFTPREPKGPGVAETLARLQRICDEQGLARPITELKGAARIEESE from the coding sequence GTGAGTACCCGACCCGACCAGGCGGTGAGCTACCACTTCGACCGGCACAGCCAGGACTACCGCGAGCGGTTTCTCGACATCACCCACGAGATGCACCGGAAGTGCCCGCTGGCGTGGACCGACACCTACGACGGGCACTGGGTCGCGGCGGGCAGCGCGGAGGTGTTCGAGCTGGCGCGCTGCCCCCACGTGTCCAACGATCACGACGTGCACCACGAACGCCGCGGATACAAAGGCATCTCGATCCCGACCATGATCGAGGCGGAGAACTTCCGGGGCGGCATGCTCGAGATGGACGATCCGGAGCACCGCCACTACCGAACGGTCCTGAATCCGTACCTGTCTCCGGCCGCCGTCAAGCGCTGGGAACCGTTCGTCGACGAGCTCGTGCGCGCGTGCCTCGACGACCACATCGAGTCCGGCCGAATCGACTTCGTCGACGACCTGGCCAACGTCGTGCCCGCGGTGCTGACCCTGGCGATGCTCGGTGTGTCGCTGGAGAAGTGGTCGATCTACAACGAACCGGCGCACGCCTCGGTCTACACACCGCCTGATTCGCCGGATGCCGAACGGGTGCGCGAGCTCTTCATGGCCATGGGCGTGGATCTGTTCGCGAACCTCATGGAGATCCGCGCGAACCCCCGCCCGGGCATCATCGACGCGCTGGCCACGATACGCATCGACGGCGAACCGCCACCCGACATCGAGCTCATCGGGATGCTCAACCTGCTGATCGGCGGCGGCTTCGACACGACGACAGCACTGACCGCGCATGCGCTGGAATGGCTGTCCGAACATCCCGACGAACGAACCCGACTGAGCCGGGAGCGCGATACCCTCCTGAACCCGGCCACCGAGGAGTTCCTGCGCTACTTCACTCCCGCGCCGGGTGATGGCCGCACCATCGCCGAGGACATGGCCCTGGGTGATGCCGAGCTGCGGGAGGGACAGCGGCTGTGGCTGTCCTGGGCGATGGCCAACCGGGACCCGGCCGTGTTCACCGAGCCTGACCGGATCGTTCTCGACCGGAAAGGCAACCGGCACTTCAGTTTCGGCCTCGGGGTGCATCGCTGCATCGGATCGAACGTCGCGCGTACGGTGTTCAAGTCCATGGTCACCGCGGTGCTCGATCGCATGCCCGACTACCGGTGCGATCCCCACGGCACAGTGCACTACGACAGCATCGGCGTGATCCAGGGGATGCGCCACCTGCACGCCACCTTCACCCCGCGCGAGCCGAAGGGTCCCGGCGTGGCAGAGACGTTGGCCAGGCTGCAGCGCATCTGCGACGAGCAGGGCCTGGCCCGCCCGATCACCGAACTCAAGGGTGCTGCGCGAATCGAGGAATCGGAATGA
- a CDS encoding SDR family NAD(P)-dependent oxidoreductase: MTGDRPVAVVTGGSRGAGAGIAHALGSHGATVYVTGRTVEGAESTLPGTIDDTAERVTAAGGKGIAVRVDHRDDEQVAAFFDRVAREQGRIDILVNNAAIIRDEMMARTKFWEEPVNVIDTLDVGLRSSYVATVYAAPLMVPHRSGLVVFTSSSGAVHYAFGPAYGVPKAGVDKMAADMAHDFRDVDIAAVSIWMGSLLTDRVRGIIASNQEKFGHILDSAETPELTGHVIWALSQDPDVMAVSGQTLIGAELAVKYGIKDEGDRQPPSYRELFGVQPNQQQAHVMR; this comes from the coding sequence ATGACCGGTGACCGGCCGGTGGCCGTGGTGACCGGGGGCAGTCGCGGCGCCGGCGCGGGAATAGCGCACGCGCTCGGCAGCCACGGCGCCACGGTGTACGTCACGGGACGAACCGTCGAGGGTGCCGAGTCCACACTGCCCGGCACGATCGACGACACCGCCGAACGCGTCACCGCAGCGGGCGGGAAGGGCATCGCGGTGCGGGTCGACCACCGCGACGACGAACAGGTCGCGGCGTTCTTCGACCGGGTGGCCCGCGAGCAGGGCCGCATCGACATCCTGGTCAACAATGCCGCGATCATTCGCGACGAGATGATGGCCCGCACCAAATTCTGGGAGGAGCCCGTCAACGTCATCGACACGTTGGACGTGGGTCTGCGCAGCAGCTACGTCGCCACGGTCTACGCCGCACCGCTGATGGTGCCGCATCGCAGCGGCCTGGTCGTGTTCACGTCGTCGTCCGGTGCGGTCCACTATGCGTTCGGCCCCGCCTACGGGGTGCCCAAAGCGGGCGTCGACAAGATGGCTGCCGACATGGCCCACGACTTCCGGGACGTCGACATCGCCGCGGTGTCGATCTGGATGGGCTCACTGCTCACCGACCGCGTCCGCGGCATCATCGCGAGCAATCAGGAGAAGTTCGGCCACATCCTCGACTCTGCCGAGACACCGGAGCTCACCGGTCACGTCATCTGGGCGTTGTCGCAGGACCCCGACGTCATGGCGGTCAGCGGCCAGACCCTGATCGGGGCGGAACTGGCGGTGAAATACGGGATCAAGGACGAGGGCGACCGTCAACCCCCCTCGTACCGCGAGCTTTTCGGGGTGCAACCGAACCAGCAACAGGCCCACGTGATGCGATGA
- a CDS encoding TIGR03564 family F420-dependent LLM class oxidoreductase — MRIGLTGGGSSVDKIVAHAQRAEADGFSSLWYASAVGGDPLVAMAIAGRATSAIELGTAVLQTYPCHPLLQANRVAAAANAMGRPGLTLGLGPSHEPIVRDVLGLSYDHPVRNTREYLQIVTALLSGAEVDFDGTDWSTHSAGRMAALDHRVPVLLSALSPRMLRIAAEFADGVVLWMASASAIAGRIAPLLREAAIARGKPAPRIVAGLPVAVHDDADEARVAISATASSYERMTNYQNIIRAGGGERAADVGIVGDEGAVARQLAELIDAGATDVWAQPVAVGADRAQLSASLNRTRGLLSEVARAG, encoded by the coding sequence ATGCGCATCGGGCTGACCGGAGGCGGCTCGTCGGTCGACAAGATCGTCGCGCACGCCCAGCGGGCAGAGGCCGACGGGTTCTCGTCGCTGTGGTACGCCAGTGCCGTCGGCGGCGATCCGCTGGTCGCGATGGCGATCGCCGGCCGGGCCACATCGGCGATCGAGCTGGGCACCGCCGTGCTGCAGACCTACCCGTGTCATCCACTGCTGCAGGCGAACCGCGTCGCAGCGGCCGCCAACGCGATGGGGCGGCCCGGGCTGACGCTGGGGCTCGGCCCGTCGCACGAGCCGATCGTGCGTGATGTGCTCGGACTGTCCTATGACCATCCGGTCCGTAACACCCGCGAATATCTGCAGATCGTCACCGCGCTGCTTTCCGGCGCCGAGGTCGATTTCGACGGCACGGACTGGAGTACCCACAGCGCGGGCAGGATGGCCGCGCTCGACCACCGGGTGCCGGTGCTGCTGTCGGCGCTCTCACCCCGGATGCTGCGTATCGCAGCGGAATTCGCCGACGGAGTGGTGCTCTGGATGGCCTCGGCGTCGGCGATCGCCGGCCGGATCGCGCCACTTCTCCGCGAGGCCGCGATTGCGCGGGGCAAGCCGGCTCCGCGCATCGTGGCCGGCCTTCCCGTGGCCGTACACGACGACGCGGACGAGGCCAGAGTCGCGATCAGCGCGACCGCCTCGTCGTACGAACGAATGACCAACTATCAGAACATCATCCGCGCCGGTGGCGGTGAGCGCGCCGCCGACGTCGGCATCGTCGGTGACGAGGGCGCGGTCGCGCGTCAACTGGCGGAGCTGATCGACGCCGGCGCGACGGACGTGTGGGCGCAGCCGGTCGCCGTGGGCGCCGATCGGGCGCAGCTGTCGGCGTCGCTGAACCGCACCCGTGGACTGCTCAGCGAGGTGGCGCGCGCCGGTTAG
- a CDS encoding nitroreductase family protein, whose product MDMPNPSNDVWEVLSTARSIRRFTDDPVADDVLERCLEAATWAPNGANAQLWRFVVLDAPDQRAAVAKAAQIALQTIESVYGMTRPADDDHSRAARNNRATYELHDRAGQHTSVLFTAFKNEFASEYLQAGSIYPAMENFYLAARAQGLGACFTSWASYAGEQVLRDAIGIPDEWFLAGHLVVGWPRGSHGPVRRRPLSDVVFRNTWDPDRADITYGRGARPRGKS is encoded by the coding sequence ATGGACATGCCGAATCCGAGCAACGACGTCTGGGAAGTGCTGTCCACCGCGCGCTCCATCCGCCGCTTCACCGACGATCCGGTCGCCGACGACGTGCTCGAACGCTGCCTCGAGGCGGCCACGTGGGCACCGAACGGTGCGAATGCGCAGCTCTGGCGCTTCGTCGTCCTCGACGCGCCCGACCAGCGGGCCGCGGTCGCCAAGGCGGCCCAGATCGCTCTGCAGACAATCGAATCGGTGTACGGCATGACCAGGCCGGCCGACGACGACCACAGCCGGGCGGCACGAAACAACCGGGCCACCTACGAACTCCACGACCGTGCCGGTCAGCACACGTCGGTGTTGTTCACCGCCTTCAAGAACGAGTTCGCGTCCGAGTACCTGCAGGCCGGGTCGATCTATCCGGCCATGGAGAACTTCTATCTCGCCGCCCGCGCCCAGGGACTGGGCGCGTGCTTCACCAGTTGGGCGTCTTATGCCGGCGAACAGGTACTCCGCGATGCCATCGGTATCCCGGACGAGTGGTTCCTGGCCGGACATCTCGTCGTCGGCTGGCCGCGCGGGAGCCACGGACCGGTGCGCCGGCGGCCCCTGTCCGACGTGGTGTTCCGGAACACCTGGGATCCCGACCGGGCCGACATCACCTACGGACGCGGCGCGCGGCCCCGCGGCAAGAGCTAA
- a CDS encoding SDR family NAD(P)-dependent oxidoreductase, whose protein sequence is MSDRFSMEGRVAVITGGGTGIGRASALVLAERGADVVLAGRREEPLKATAADVEALGRRAIAVPTDVTKADQCQALVDAALGEFGRLDVLLNNAGGGETKSLMKWTDEEWHEVLELNLSSAWYLSRAAAKPMIAQGKGAIVNISSGASLLAMPQAPVYAAAKAGLNNLTGSMAAAWTRKGVRVNCIACGAIRTPGLEADAKRQGFDIDMIGQTNGSGRIAEADEIGYGVLFFASDASSYCSGQTLYMHGGPGPAGV, encoded by the coding sequence GTGAGCGACAGGTTTTCGATGGAGGGACGGGTCGCGGTCATCACCGGCGGCGGCACCGGTATCGGACGGGCATCGGCGCTGGTGCTGGCCGAGCGCGGTGCCGATGTCGTGCTGGCCGGACGGCGGGAGGAGCCGCTGAAGGCCACGGCCGCCGACGTAGAAGCCCTCGGTCGCCGCGCCATCGCGGTACCCACGGACGTGACGAAGGCCGATCAGTGCCAGGCTCTGGTCGACGCGGCGCTCGGTGAGTTCGGCCGGTTGGACGTGCTGCTGAACAACGCCGGCGGCGGTGAGACGAAGTCGCTGATGAAGTGGACCGATGAGGAATGGCATGAGGTGCTGGAGCTGAACCTGTCCAGCGCCTGGTATCTCTCGCGTGCGGCGGCCAAACCCATGATCGCCCAGGGCAAGGGTGCGATCGTCAACATCTCCTCGGGCGCCAGCCTGTTGGCCATGCCGCAGGCGCCGGTGTACGCCGCGGCCAAGGCGGGGCTCAACAACCTGACCGGGTCCATGGCGGCCGCGTGGACCAGGAAGGGCGTGCGGGTCAACTGCATCGCCTGTGGCGCCATCCGCACCCCCGGACTGGAGGCCGATGCGAAGCGTCAGGGTTTCGACATCGACATGATCGGCCAGACCAACGGATCGGGTCGCATCGCCGAGGCCGACGAGATCGGCTACGGCGTGCTGTTCTTCGCCTCCGACGCCTCGAGTTACTGCTCCGGGCAGACGCTCTACATGCACGGCGGCCCGGGCCCGGCGGGGGTGTGA
- a CDS encoding VOC family protein, which produces MDISHVGLRVRDLEMATKFYTALGFTEVKRLTVPDQMAQGLLGLAPPIGFEAVYLRNGGVVLQLLTFSGHPAPEEPERGMVGAGLTHLSIAVADLAAACDAVTAAGGAVVADPGGGFACMVRDPDGQLLELVNERVRPVPVTEAR; this is translated from the coding sequence GTGGACATCAGCCATGTGGGCCTGCGGGTACGCGATCTCGAGATGGCCACGAAGTTCTACACGGCACTCGGCTTCACCGAGGTGAAGCGCCTGACGGTCCCCGACCAGATGGCGCAGGGCCTGCTCGGACTGGCGCCGCCCATCGGATTCGAGGCGGTGTATCTGCGCAACGGCGGTGTCGTGCTGCAATTGCTGACCTTCTCGGGCCACCCGGCGCCGGAGGAACCCGAACGCGGAATGGTCGGAGCCGGTTTGACGCATCTGTCCATCGCGGTTGCGGATCTCGCCGCGGCCTGTGACGCGGTGACGGCCGCCGGGGGAGCGGTGGTCGCCGACCCGGGCGGCGGATTCGCCTGTATGGTCCGCGATCCCGACGGTCAACTCCTCGAACTGGTCAACGAACGCGTCCGTCCGGTGCCGGTCACCGAAGCTCGCTGA